GTGAATCTTAAGCTCCATGCTTGAAATTCTCCTTGTCAGTTCCTCCACTTGAACCTTTGCCTCCATTAACTGGTAGTAAGTTCATCAATATTTGAAACGACTCAAACAATTTAGGTGCCAATGAGAAAACAAGGACTTTTCAGTGACCTACCAAGTCATTGTAACGTTTACTGAgactttcttcttcaattgcATGTTTCTGCTGCTCTTCGATCTGAGTCACTAATTTATCCTTTTCCTTTGACATAACACAGAGCTGGTTGTTCAGACTCTGTAGCCAAcatgcaatcaatcaaacaaatggaaaaaattcggaaaaaataatgttAGTTCCTTCCTCAATACTACTGAACTTTTCTCCCTGGCCATTATATCCTGATGCGTAGAGAACAGAATGGAGATCGTACCTGGTAGTCATTTGAAAGTTCTGACAACTCTCTTATTTGAGTCAACAaaccttctctttctttactCAGAAAGCTGAGCTCCTTCCGAAGCATATTCACTTCCTCGCATTGATGAATTCCGCACATCTCTGAATTTGAGCTCAACATCTAAATGGTTTATAAAGTAGAAGTTAAAAAGCCGTGCATACCAATCATTGCATTTTGTGTAATAACCATACAATATTCTGAGCTAAAGCAAATAACTCACTTCTTCAGACCGTTTGCTCAGAGCGCCAGTTATATTTTTGTCATTATTCACTTGATCAATCTCAAAAGACTTCTCCATGCTACAACAGAAGAagtacaataaaataataatgtttTGGTCTTGCAGAAATTCATGACTTTGATATTAATATTCAAGATATTCTAATACATCTAGCAGCAAAGAAGATTCAATAAAATGACAACCTAATAAATCCAGCAGCAAAGAGCAGAAAGTAATTTTTGTAATTAGATAACAATTTGTGACATTATCCCAAAAACGTACAACAAATCTATCCCATCTTTGGATATTCTTTTAACATTTTCCGACAGTAAAGAATTATGGAAAATTTATCCTAAGCCTAACCCCCTAAAAGGACTAACAAACCTTGAAAGGTGAAAACATGAAATATCACAATATACCTATCAGACGACCATTGAATACCAAAAGCTAGATTTTTAGGGAATTAAATTAGAGGTCCATATAATTGCTTAATTCAGCAAATGACAATATGGCCAGAATTATTccaaagtaaaaattaaacatgCATTGCCGCTAATGGTATATAAGAccaaataatataaaagaaGATATCAGTTTACAGAGAAACAAAGGGGAAAGGAAACTGATGCAAACCTGCAAGTCTTCTGTCCCGCAGTTTCCTCACAAGAAGTTAATCTTTCCCTAAGGaccttgcattcttttctacaagactccaattCATTTCTCACCTTACATTTTGACAAAATCATAAGCAGGTTAAGCAGATACCGCTATGAATAATCAAGTAACAAATATTGCTGTTTTTAAACATTCTATATCACAAGTAAATGCATCCGAAACAGGTAAAGACCAGCTACACTATCTAGACAAAATGGTGATAACAGATCTTTCCTATTAGTCAAACAGGGGAAatgaaattcatattttcGGACAAGCAATGTGGATGAAGAGATATCTTTTGTGATACCACAACCAAAGATTCAGCCTTAGAAGTTTCAGCAGGAGATAATCAAACTAAGGGTGATACAATAAGGTCAATCCCTAATCGCCAAATTCACTCAAAGAAAGAAGGATGTGCATCCCATCAATTtccttttgaattgaaattttcgGCAGATAACAATTTGAAGAATGGCAAGCAAACTCTTCACGATGTACACAATCGGAGATGAACCTCACCTCTGACATTTCCCGTGATGATGATGTAATCTCCATGTTGTATACCTTTGATTTCTCTTCTATGGCTTCAATGGAAGCCTTCTCCTTAGCTGACCATATTGCTCTTTCCTCCTCCATTTCCAAAAGGGAATCTGTAAGTTGCTGCCAGCCAACGATACAATCAAATGAGCAACTTTGCACCAAGAAACACACAGAGGTTAAAAATTCAACTACAGATtgatgtttttaatttataattaaggAAAAGCCCCAAAACTAGTCTACCATCGCCAagtcttccttttcttcagTGAACATTTTAATGGAGCCTTCCATCTTTTGCTGCTCAAATTCAGATTCTTCCAGCCTCTGTTTCTGAATATACAGATAAATGACAacgaaaaattaaaacattcgcacaaaaaagcaaactagcaagttatttttataaatgaaagtaGAAAAAGACTTAGGATAGTGTGAAAGAGAGAAATGCGGACTAGCTTACCAGGGCCAAAAGCTCTTCCTGCAATGCTTCAAGTTCCAAGTTTGATGTACTCAATTTTTCAGACAGGTTTTCTAGTTCAGATGCTAAACCTTCGCTGATCGACACAGCATCTTCTTTTTCCCTGTACACAGCTGCTAACTCTTCTTCTAGAGAAGTCATCTTTGTTTCCATTTCAAAAGCATAAACTTCCATCTTTTTGTATTCTTcctgaaaaacaagaaaaacaaaacaatagaGTTGCCATCACTGAATACTAAATGAGGCTCAAAAAGCTTAAGCAAAGTAGAATAACAACTAGGACCATAAAATATAACAAGTAAAATTCTAATTTTACTTTAATAtcttaacaaaatattaactATCAAGTCATTCTCTCTTCAGCaagaaaattagtttctttcaGTATAAGTATCTCTTCACATCAGCATATGGACATTTACAGATAAAATAACTTGCATGCAGCATAACAAATTTTATGCAGGATAGAAATGGAAAAGAGCTTATAAAACATTGTCACCACCTGCAATGTCTGTTCAAAAGCAaggttttttgttcttttagaATCAGACATAACTGAATCACGCCTTCTACCAGCAAGAGAGTCATGCTTGCTCATGTCACGTTCAAGAAGAGAGTTCTGACCGTGCAATCGTTTTATTTCTCGTTCGGCAGAAGCTTTTTCACCCTGCAAATGAGCGAATATGTTTGTGAAAGCGAAAGGTTGTGTTTGGATGATATCAatgactgaagaaaaaaaagcataaaGCTCAAACCTCCAGTTTGGTCTTATCTTGTATGGCATTCTTAAGCTTAAACTCAGTCTCTTTCAACttcattcttgttttctcaacatcttttctcaaactttccttttccttaGCCAAAGAACAAGATGATAAACCTGATATTTCCTTTTCAAGAACTTGCATATAAGAAAGATATTCTCCCTTTTCCAAATCCTGTTGTTCCAGAAGTTCCTGAAATAAACTACTATCAATGAAAGGCTTTTACTGGTTACTAACAGTGATAAGCATATTAATACTAACATACAAGCTTACCCTCAAGGACTTTTCAGAATTTTGAGCGTCTAGTTTCAGTTCCTCTATCTGGTTCTGAAGATCAACTGTTTGATTGTGCAGAAGGCACTGCATACCAGATAATAATACAGCACAAAAAAAAGTCAATGTGGTCAAGAAGTAAATAGATTTCAGGGTCTTTCAAATAAGTATAGTTACAACCGAACCTTTTCATTCTCAAGTTCAGAAACTTTTTCCATCAGGTACAAGTTTAACTTCTCGTGGTTACTGATAATATTCTTTTGTTGTAAAGAGAATTGGCACATTGAAGTCTTGAAATCCTACATTACAAAGAAGTCAAGCCACTAGATGGTGAGAGAGAATACAAGCATTTATAGAATAAAGACCCGCACAGGcttcagaaaataaattaaatgaacCTCAGAGATAACTTCTTATGACATCAGCAAGCAATATCTTTAGAATACTAACTGTAAGTAAGAAAAGCCATTAGGAGCTGATGTTTCACAAGTACTCACTAGGAACGTATCAAATAGCACAGAGAAACTCTTAGAGCCCTCGTCCAGAAGTGAAGATACACTTTCTATTGCTATTTCTGAGCTTTGAACTTCCAACATTATTTCTCGGACTTCCTTTGCAAGCTTGATCACCAAGTCAGAACTTTTGTCCTATACAAAGATATTAAAAGTTAGCTGCACAGACTTCGAAAGAGAACATGTATACTCAACCAAACCCTATATTTACAAACACCATAAAATATGTGAACAATAGATGAATAATGACTCGCCGCAGAAATTAACACAAAGGAAGGAGATCATACATCCACTTTTGCTACAGATTCATTCCAAGGATGCTCACGAGCGACCCTAGCCTCCTCACGTGCAATTAGAAGCTCTTCATAGAGCTAAGGACATCAAACAATAAGAGACAGTAGTACCATCTTcataaaagataaaacaatAGAAGTGAAAGAAATGACGGTTCTCTGGATCTTTCtaaaagagaaaacagagagCAGCAAGTGGGTAGGCTTGTACATACATAGATGGAAACTTTAAACAAATACAACACTTTGACTTGATATGCTAATAGAAAGGTTTATTTCAAGGCTATATAGAAACTTGGCTTCTGTGACAGGAGGAGAACATACGAGAGACTTACaccttaaataaaaaacctaaAACAAATCATTTTCCTGTTGAGACATTAAAAATGCATCCTGAAACGGTATTCATAGTCAAAattcatacatatatatatatatatatatatatatatatacagatgTATGATGAATAGTCAAATATATATGGAGGCATGTTGAACAGTGGGGGTCCTGATCATGCACACATGTGAGTGACACATGTATATAATGGACAAACACTTACACACACCCTCTCTGTGTGTCTAATTCGGTTAACTGCAAAATTCCAAACAcgcacgcacacacacacacacacacacacacacatatatatatatatagagagagagagagagagagagagagagaacgcaaaattttctgttaaaaatGAAGCCTGCTTGtatggaataaaaaaaagtattgttaaccattttcttttcctgcgTTTCTTATTAAGGTGGATGGCCATAATAAGCTAGAATCTTAAAAGATTGCAGCAGATtagcattcaaaaaaaaaaaaaaaaaagactgcAACTTGATTGTTCAGTGCAATTATCGGCGTAAATGTTTAAACCTACTAACACCCTAAAAAGTCTTGAATAAGTGATGAAGCTCCAGGTAGATTAAATCTATTCACATGCTTATATATCACAACCGACTAACACAAACCATGATTACCTCGCCAAACTTCTCCCTGGCACATATGTTCTGCTCTGTTGCAAGGTCAACTACACTATCCAGATTCTGCTGGCTTGAAGACTTCTCCATTTCTAGCATCTTAATCTGCAAGTTGAGGACAAACAATAAATGACAAAAATGTCAAAATGAATAAGCAAAGCAATAAAAATAGCAACAACTAAATactgaattttaaaatttgcaaggataataaataaataaaacaagaaagaataTCAGAAAACAGGtccatatgaaaaaaaaaaacaaaacaaaacaaaataaaacaaaagagtaAGAGGACGACCTGTTCTTGAAGTCGCTTAATCACAAGAATAGCCTCCGACTCTCTTAAACTAATGTTATTGTCCCCATTAATGGTACCTTTATCGAGATAAGATGTGAAGTAGTCATTATACATTGCTCCAGAAAACATATCAGCCTCAGCAAGCTTTCGTGTCAAGCATTCAATTTGTATCTCACTCAAAGTTCTCTGTATGAGGTAATGATTAGTATAGAGTGCAAAAAGGATTGCTGATATATTGAGGAACagaaacaataaaatatatgaacctgaatttcaaattttataagcAAATCTTCATATTCTGCTTGCAAATCTACTAAATCATTGTCCTGCAAGATTATGGAGATTAAAAATGCGGATTGCCAAAAGTTCAGAACAGAAAATGTAAtgaaaaaaagtacaaaccaGGGTTAAGCTTTTCTTCCTGGGTGGCACTTTTCTCCTGTTAGTAACATGTAATAAAGCACATGGATCGGGAAGAGCAGAGTCATCCAATGTGATGTTTTTacattcttcatcttctttgcaAGACTCATTCTCGGCAACTTCAGTCTCATGCACCAGTTCTTGAAAAGGAAGAAGTGGTCCAACATCACGCATAGGTCTCACGGTTTTTGCCGCGGATGCCTTTGATTGGATGGTGGATACCACCTAAAATGCAGCAAAGTAAAAATAGCTGAAACTTGTAACATATCTGATATGACATGGCCAGAAAAAGTTTAGAGACCATATcaaaaaagataacaaaagTACTTAATAAGTATTTCCAGCAGCCTGTCTCCTGTCTTGTTATCTAGAACTAGGCAATATAACAGCCACATAGATATACTTAATACGTTTGCACATTATAATACAGCCAGATGAAAGAAATGCATGAAGCCATATGAAAGGCTCAACAAAATGTAACATTCCAATTGCTGAAGATTGGCTGCAGATGCCATTTTCCTTATTTCCAGCTTTAGTTTAGGGCCACATCCATCATATGCAATGCGGTGTGGATAAAAAGATAGAGAAACTGATGAGAGAATTTCCATGGGAAGGGATGCTGGAGGGGAAGAGATTATTTGGTCATATGGGATGTGGTATCTCAAGTGAAGGAGAAAGGTGATGTAGTACAGCCCGTAGGTATTAAATTAATCACTTAACAATCGAACAGAGAAGAATATAAGAGATCGAGGAGAAGAAATATAGGTCGAAAAGATGAGACAAAGGGCAGAAACAGTagaacaaagaagaatatCGGAGgtcaaggagaagaaaatatagatcGAAAGGACGAAATCAGAGAGTTCTAAGAAAAGGTTTACTCAACATTCAAATCtaaattttaaagaactacatgggGGTATTTATAGCAAACGAAAACCTAGACATAACAGGATAAAACCCCCTTGCTTAAACAGAAATTctaacccaaataaaataggaaacttaaaactagaaatctggaaatctggaaaagtagaaatcctactagaatttggaaaactagagaatctaggaaactaacaaatacATTAGAAAACTAATAAACTTAGGTCCTATGCGTCCTGCATCGAAAGGGGGTTGGCGGTTGGGCCAATTTGGTGAAGGGAAATGAGGCACTGCTGGGAAAATGGTTGCGGAGATTCACGGGGAGAGAGAAAGCCTGTGGTATGCTATCACTAAAAGCAAATATGGGCTGCATGAGAATGCTTGGTATTGGAATATAAGCTGTTTGCTGCATCAAATTGATTCTGATTGAAGAGTTGACTTCCTTGATTAGCTTAATTGTTAATCGATTAGATCAGTTAATAAAGATGAGGCTAATTTGTATTTCTGACTTTGTGTCTTGGATTTTTATTCAAACACCTTTGTACTCAAGTAATgcaaaacaattttatttcaacGAGATATCACACCTATGTCCAGTGGCCATCTTGTCCACATTTCTGTAGAATTTCGTTTTCCTTTAATGAAACTTTGCTTCctaataataaacaaaagaagaattgCGTAGTTGTACAGTTTGAGAAGATTGAGGTTTCCATGATTGTATCTTCTGGTGAATTCTTGTTTGATAAGCTTTGTACTCATTTCAATCGTAGTGAAATTGTGtctcaaaaaaaattacatttctATTAAGTACTCAGCAACAccatacaatttttttttattttgcatttgaaataaaatagaaacacAGTATACATGCAATAGAGAAACATATGTACAAGAGTAAATCTGTTTTGTATAGATTAAAAATTGGAACTTACAATTAAATGAAAGATGAAATGAAGTAATCATATACACTTCGCAGGAATAAAGTATTACCTCTCCCTGAGTCTCCCTTGTAAGATTACCTGGACACCAAGTATCACGCCTCTTCTCCTGCAGCAACAAACAGGAAAACTTAACGAGAACCAGAGGGAGAGAGAATAAGAGACAGACAGACAAAAAACAAGGAAGGAAGAGCTAGTAGGGATTATATAGGTAATAAAaacagagggagagagaacGAGACAGACGGACAAAAAAACAGGGAGGGAAAAGCTATTAGGATTATACAAGTGAGAGGATTAGCAAGTAAACCATAAACACAAATTATAGGTGTAGATGGTCAGGAAACTGTCCCCCACAATATGGGAATAAACATTTGTTGGGAAAAAGGGCctaaaacaaatttttcaaAGAGGAGTCACATAACTTGAGTTACACTAAAACACAACGAAATCTATCGAAAATCTCCTAGGTTAGCTATTTATATAGCAGATCACCTGTATTACGTGACACAAACATGACTCGAGTTCCACTAAATCACAAGTAGTATGAAATTGTCACTGGTACCAATATAACTTCGTTTGCAGagcattttctcttcttcaacatGGACCTAATCAACTAATTTCCCAGCCTAAAGAAGTAAGATAATAGAAGATAACATAATGGATACACAACCTCCTTTTTGTGCTctatttcttaagggttcttttatattttcaggACTAATGTGCCAAATCAACCATTCCGTACATTTTTAGTTATGCATGAAGTGTGCACCTGGTCATATTGGTCAGCCATTTTAAACCCTCCACATATATACCAAATCTCTTACAACTTTTTTGAATGAGACTTTTTTTAACACAAAACTCAAACAATACACGCAGTGGACAAGGAGTCCACAACAATTGTACAAccagaacaaacaaaaacaaggtcCTATCAAGCCTCGATACATCAAAAATGTAACTAGCATCTGTCTTCCAATCTCATAAAACAGCATAAAGACCCTAGGAACATTACAAGAAGAATCCCATAGAGATGgacaaaattcaaatcaacTTTACAACTCTCAACCACCTTTGGCCCTCTGTAGTCCTCAATGCTTCTATTCTATTTCATCCAAATGACCTAAAGGACAACCAGAACTCTACAGCTCCATAAAACCTTCACTTTTTTCCACCACCAAAATCTTTATGCCTCGCTCAACATATATGAGCACTCTCCTGGAATAACCCAAACCATAGCAGCTTCCCTAAACAGGTTAAACCACAATTTAAAGCAACTGAGCGATGAAGCAATAAATGGTTCACTTTCCTCTGCCCTCTGCACATACCACACCAATTTGGAGATATACACACATCTGGTCTTCTCTTCTTTCGCAGGTCAGCACCAATTTACAGCACTCTAAGAAACTACCATAACCTGGCGAAAATTTTCTTTCCATGGTTAAGACTTGACCCATTCACAGCCAGTCTTGCATCTCATCCATTTCCCTAGATTCCGTACTGGCTTCTGGTCACAGCATACCAAAAAGATTCCCTTTGCAAAAGAAATCCCCACCAACTTACCCAACAATGCTTAGGTTTTTATACCAAATTACCTATCCCTAATCCCCCTCTCTTTGTGTATCAATATAAACTAAATCTTATCTGATTGGAAAGGAAACAATAAGACCAAGCACATATTTTCTGTCTAAAGATAATGGAAGCTTGAACTTTGTAGTAGTTATTCtcataattccaaaacaataaaaataagaaacaaaagatttatttgaaaatcaaagaagagaagtaatgaaaattaatttatcaTCTTGCAAACCTTCTTGAAGCGATCTTGAGTCTCATCCCTATTTGAATACAAAACCATTGAgcttaaattttcaattttcttagCTTGCTGTTGCACCATCTTCTCTCTTTCGGCTTGGgctttcttttcctcctccAACTCCAAAGCTATGCGCTCCCTCTCTAACTCAGTCTGCACAGCAAGTATACATATTCCATAATACACTTGCTTCTTCTAGTTACAGGAAACCATAAAGTGTATATTGTCAAACCTGCAGTAGTGTATTTCGCAGATTGAGGATTTCCTCTGCCCAATGTTCTGAATGAGATTCCTGAAACACAGAATAATAAAAAGCTTACACTTCACATACACAATCTAAAATtgataataattataaatgaaTGACAACGCTggctataaaaataaaaccaacctGCAATTTGGCTCGAAGCACCTcaatttccttcttttgaCGCTTTAGAAGAGCAGCATCTGTTAAAATCTgccatgaagaaaagaaataggtTCAAATGCAGCAGTTAAAACATATGGTAGGCATAAAAGAACCAACCTTATGGCCAAAAATGCCTACTAGGCAGAATATCAAAGGGAAGATTTAAATTTAACccaataaacaattaaaatttaaaatttaaaaaaaaaaaacctcgtTGACACGAGCACAGTTTGTGACACGTAATGCTCTACTTGCAAATTGGAGACTGCTTTTAGTCTCGTCTGCATGAATCTGTCAAACCAAAGGTTCTGAGAAACCACGCGAGaacatacaaaataaaatatcataacTCAAAAGTTAAAGAATATTCAACTGCACAAGTTACAGAAAACAAGAGAGTCAGAAGCAAATTACAAAAGTTGGGTGTCAATCATTAACACTCTCTTTTGACCAATACACAATATACTACTATTTTTCGAGTTGAGTATTCTTGTGGTTGATTAGGAACCTTCtaagaaaatttgaacctGAACTGAAAGTACTAGATGATATCCTCTTTTTCTTAATCATGTTTCTACTGTTTGAAGCagtgaaatttgaaatatgaaatccAAAATTTCCTCCCATAAAATGTGCATCATATGGTCCAAACATAATTAAAGAACTTCCTTGCCACATTCAGGACCCCATCCAATGTAAGCTAACAACCAAACGACCAAAGAAAGGACGCCCCTACGCCTACATACATAAACCTATCCCATAAGCATCCTGTTACATGTGCACACCATTTGAAAAGTTGACACCTAGAACCCTCCAAGTAATGCCTGTCATTTAACATTCTTTTGTGCAAAAAACAGTGGGTCTGGAACTCACTTATTCTTACATTTCCCGTATGCTTTTGGGCTGGGGTGGCAATGGGTTCAGGCTGCTGGGGTTAGTTGGGTTATTCCTCAGCCACCCTCAGAAAGTCTTTGTGAACTGTTTAAGTCTTTTTGGGGTGAAAGGAAAGCATGGATATTATGAAATGGTTTTTTGGGTAATTTGGTTGGAGAGACGTACAATAATTTTTGAGATTATAGTTGGGATGAAGTGGAGACCTGATGCAGGACAAGAGGGATAATTAATAGACAAGATTGAAGcttctttaaaattaaatcTTTAAGGCTGTAAG
Above is a genomic segment from Prunus dulcis chromosome 7, ALMONDv2, whole genome shotgun sequence containing:
- the LOC117636091 gene encoding kinesin-like protein KIN-7O isoform X2; this encodes MERIHVTVRARPLSAEDAKTSPWRISGNSIFIPNHSSKFEFDRIFGEDCKNFEVYQSQTKDIVAAAVRGFNGTVFAYGQTNSGKTHTIRGSAIEPGVIPLAVREMFNIIQEDVDREFLLRMSYMEIYNEDINDLLAPEHRKLQIHESLERGIYVAGLREEIVASPEQVLDLMEFGESHRHIGETNMNLYSSRSHTIFRMIIESRDRNEDEDIGSSCDAVRVSVLNLVDLAGSERAAKTGAEGVRLKEGSHINKSLMTLGTVIKKLSEGAESQGGHVPYRDSKLTRILQPALGGNANTAIICNITLAQILTDAALLKRQKKEIEVLRAKLQESHSEHWAEEILNLRNTLLQTELERERIALELEEEKKAQAEREKMVQQQAKKIENLSSMVLYSNRDETQDRFKKEKRRDTWCPGNLTRETQGEVVSTIQSKASAAKTVRPMRDVGPLLPFQELVHETEVAENESCKEDEECKNITLDDSALPDPCALLHVTNRRKVPPRKKSLTLDNDLVDLQAEYEDLLIKFEIQRTLSEIQIECLTRKLAEADMFSGAMYNDYFTSYLDKGTINGDNNISLRESEAILVIKRLQEQIKMLEMEKSSSQQNLDSVVDLATEQNICAREKFGELYEELLIAREEARVAREHPWNESVAKVDDKSSDLVIKLAKEVREIMLEVQSSEIAIESVSSLLDEGSKSFSVLFDTFLDFKTSMCQFSLQQKNIISNHEKLNLYLMEKVSELENEKCLLHNQTVDLQNQIEELKLDAQNSEKSLRELLEQQDLEKGEYLSYMQVLEKEISGLSSCSLAKEKESLRKDVEKTRMKLKETEFKLKNAIQDKTKLEGEKASAEREIKRLHGQNSLLERDMSKHDSLAGRRRDSVMSDSKRTKNLAFEQTLQEEYKKMEVYAFEMETKMTSLEEELAAVYREKEDAVSISEGLASELENLSEKLSTSNLELEALQEELLALKQRLEESEFEQQKMEGSIKMFTEEKEDLAMQLTDSLLEMEEERAIWSAKEKASIEAIEEKSKVYNMEITSSSREMSEVRNELESCRKECKVLRERLTSCEETAGQKTCSMEKSFEIDQVNNDKNITGALSKRSEEMLSSNSEMCGIHQCEEVNMLRKELSFLSKEREGLLTQIRELSELSNDYQSLNNQLCVMSKEKDKLVTQIEEQQKHAIEEESLSKRYNDLLMEAKVQVEELTRRISSMELKIHKDQVENGIGKAKLRMRLQGAQARLDAFRSRYKETRDESDHMNRKFEEASKNLKEQLATKGVEVLSLKKQLAAKGL
- the LOC117636091 gene encoding kinesin-like protein KIN-7O isoform X1, whose protein sequence is MERIHVTVRARPLSAEDAKTSPWRISGNSIFIPNHSSKFEFDRIFGEDCKNFEVYQSQTKDIVAAAVRGFNGTVFAYGQTNSGKTHTIRGSAIEPGVIPLAVREMFNIIQEDVDREFLLRMSYMEIYNEDINDLLAPEHRKLQIHESLERGIYVAGLREEIVASPEQVLDLMEFGESHRHIGETNMNLYSSRSHTIFRMIIESRDRNEDEDIGSSCDAVRVSVLNLVDLAGSERAAKTGAEGVRLKEGSHINKSLMTLGTVIKKLSEGAESQGGHVPYRDSKLTRILQPALGGNANTAIICNITLAQIHADETKSSLQFASRALRVTNCARVNEILTDAALLKRQKKEIEVLRAKLQESHSEHWAEEILNLRNTLLQTELERERIALELEEEKKAQAEREKMVQQQAKKIENLSSMVLYSNRDETQDRFKKEKRRDTWCPGNLTRETQGEVVSTIQSKASAAKTVRPMRDVGPLLPFQELVHETEVAENESCKEDEECKNITLDDSALPDPCALLHVTNRRKVPPRKKSLTLDNDLVDLQAEYEDLLIKFEIQRTLSEIQIECLTRKLAEADMFSGAMYNDYFTSYLDKGTINGDNNISLRESEAILVIKRLQEQIKMLEMEKSSSQQNLDSVVDLATEQNICAREKFGELYEELLIAREEARVAREHPWNESVAKVDDKSSDLVIKLAKEVREIMLEVQSSEIAIESVSSLLDEGSKSFSVLFDTFLDFKTSMCQFSLQQKNIISNHEKLNLYLMEKVSELENEKCLLHNQTVDLQNQIEELKLDAQNSEKSLRELLEQQDLEKGEYLSYMQVLEKEISGLSSCSLAKEKESLRKDVEKTRMKLKETEFKLKNAIQDKTKLEGEKASAEREIKRLHGQNSLLERDMSKHDSLAGRRRDSVMSDSKRTKNLAFEQTLQEEYKKMEVYAFEMETKMTSLEEELAAVYREKEDAVSISEGLASELENLSEKLSTSNLELEALQEELLALKQRLEESEFEQQKMEGSIKMFTEEKEDLAMQLTDSLLEMEEERAIWSAKEKASIEAIEEKSKVYNMEITSSSREMSEVRNELESCRKECKVLRERLTSCEETAGQKTCSMEKSFEIDQVNNDKNITGALSKRSEEMLSSNSEMCGIHQCEEVNMLRKELSFLSKEREGLLTQIRELSELSNDYQSLNNQLCVMSKEKDKLVTQIEEQQKHAIEEESLSKRYNDLLMEAKVQVEELTRRISSMELKIHKDQVENGIGKAKLRMRLQGAQARLDAFRSRYKETRDESDHMNRKFEEASKNLKEQLATKGVEVLSLKKQLAAKGL